A DNA window from Ornithinimicrobium humiphilum contains the following coding sequences:
- a CDS encoding amidase, producing the protein MTDLTWLSTRELADLLARGEVSSREATEAHYARIEQVDPTINAIVTTDPERALAEAAAKDEALVAARAEGREVPALHGVPMTHKDTHDTAGMRTTWGSPVFADRVPTEDDPLVARLRAAGVVTTGKSNVPEFAAGAHTFNPVFGTTVNPYDPTKSVAGSSGGVGAALAAGIQASGDGSDMGGSLRTPASFNNVVGMRPSNGRIPHLPPGNAWQWLAQQGFMARTVGDVALLMSQTCGPQPDGPCSIQEPGSVFDLPEFRLGADYQPDLTGVRVGLGPDLGGLLEVEAEVVAAAFEAARVVGELGAVVDESVPDLREAGEVFRVQRAYDFVSAWGDLVRSETARPDGGRIKQAVVWNTQMGFELTVDDLAAHDARRTRLWQETRRWFDTHDVLLTVTAQALPFDAELEFPQSINGRPMTNYLEWMKAVCLISATGCPAISVPAGFSSTGLPIGIQLVAAPGKDVELLRVAHAFEAATRHADRHPDEATFAARA; encoded by the coding sequence ATGACCGACCTGACCTGGCTCTCCACGCGCGAGCTCGCCGACCTTCTCGCCCGTGGGGAGGTGAGCTCCCGCGAGGCGACCGAGGCGCACTACGCCCGCATCGAGCAGGTGGACCCGACGATCAACGCGATCGTCACCACGGACCCCGAGCGGGCGCTGGCCGAGGCCGCCGCCAAGGACGAGGCGCTGGTGGCCGCGCGCGCGGAGGGCCGGGAGGTGCCCGCGCTGCACGGCGTGCCGATGACCCACAAGGACACGCACGACACCGCAGGGATGCGCACCACCTGGGGCTCGCCGGTCTTCGCCGACCGGGTCCCCACCGAGGACGACCCCCTGGTCGCCCGCCTGCGGGCGGCCGGGGTCGTCACCACGGGCAAGTCCAACGTGCCGGAGTTCGCCGCCGGGGCGCACACCTTCAACCCGGTCTTCGGCACGACGGTCAACCCCTACGACCCGACGAAGTCGGTGGCCGGCTCCTCCGGCGGCGTGGGTGCGGCCCTCGCGGCCGGCATCCAGGCGTCCGGCGACGGCTCGGACATGGGCGGCTCGCTGCGCACCCCGGCGTCGTTCAACAACGTCGTGGGTATGCGGCCGAGCAACGGGCGCATCCCGCACCTGCCCCCGGGCAACGCCTGGCAGTGGCTGGCGCAGCAGGGCTTCATGGCGCGCACCGTCGGCGACGTCGCGCTGCTCATGAGCCAGACCTGCGGCCCGCAGCCGGACGGGCCGTGCTCGATTCAGGAGCCCGGGTCGGTCTTCGACCTGCCCGAGTTCCGGCTCGGTGCCGACTACCAGCCCGACCTCACCGGGGTCCGGGTCGGCCTCGGGCCAGACCTCGGCGGTCTGCTCGAGGTCGAGGCCGAGGTGGTCGCCGCCGCGTTCGAGGCGGCGCGGGTCGTCGGCGAGCTGGGCGCCGTCGTCGACGAGAGCGTGCCCGACCTGCGGGAGGCCGGCGAGGTCTTCCGGGTGCAGCGGGCCTACGACTTCGTCTCCGCCTGGGGCGACCTGGTGCGCTCGGAGACCGCCCGCCCGGACGGCGGCCGCATCAAGCAGGCCGTCGTGTGGAACACGCAGATGGGCTTCGAGCTGACGGTCGACGACCTGGCCGCCCACGACGCCCGCCGGACACGGTTGTGGCAGGAGACCCGTCGCTGGTTCGACACCCACGACGTGCTGCTCACGGTCACCGCGCAGGCGCTGCCCTTCGACGCGGAGCTGGAGTTCCCGCAGAGCATCAACGGCCGCCCGATGACCAACTACCTGGAGTGGATGAAGGCGGTCTGCCTGATCTCCGCGACCGGGTGCCCGGCCATCTCGGTGCCGGCGGGCTTCTCCTCGACCGGGCTGCCGATCGGCATCCAGCTCGTCGCGGCCCCCGGCAAGGACGTCGAGCTGCTGCGCGTGGCGCACGCCTTCGAGGCGGCGACCCGGCACGCCGACCGGCACCCGGACGAGGCGACGTTCGCGGCGCGGGCCTAG
- a CDS encoding aminotransferase class V-fold PLP-dependent enzyme, giving the protein MTLPRPEIDPDGLLEYSVVFTDLSLNHMSRRFVGVMQQLTEVLRTTYGADTVAVVPGGGTYAMEAVARQLVTGRTALVVRNGFFSYRWSQIVEMGGITDDLTVLTARPTTDEVPSPWAPAPVEEVVATIAEQRPAVVMAAHVETAAGIVLPDDYIREVAAATREAGGLFVLDCVASGALWIDMRELGVDVLLTAPQKGWSGSPGAGYVMLNDRAREAVMASTSTSFSADLKKWLTIAEGYVQGRHAYHATMPTDTLAHNLELMLEARERGLETLREAQVELGTRIRAALAERGFVSVAADGYAAPTVVVVHADDPGLATGADFVKVGLQVAGGVPLMCGEPEGWSTFRVGLFGLDKLADVDGTVERFTAGLDKAMAL; this is encoded by the coding sequence ATGACCCTCCCCCGCCCCGAGATCGATCCTGACGGCCTCCTCGAGTACTCCGTCGTCTTCACCGACCTCTCGCTCAACCACATGTCGCGGCGCTTCGTCGGCGTCATGCAGCAGCTGACCGAGGTGCTGCGGACCACCTACGGGGCCGACACCGTGGCCGTGGTGCCCGGCGGCGGCACCTACGCGATGGAGGCGGTCGCCCGCCAGCTCGTCACCGGCCGCACGGCCCTCGTCGTGCGCAACGGCTTCTTCTCCTACCGCTGGTCCCAGATCGTGGAGATGGGCGGGATCACCGACGACCTCACGGTCCTGACCGCCCGACCCACGACCGACGAGGTGCCCTCGCCCTGGGCCCCCGCGCCCGTCGAGGAGGTCGTCGCCACCATCGCCGAGCAGCGTCCGGCCGTCGTCATGGCCGCCCACGTGGAGACCGCCGCCGGCATCGTGCTGCCCGACGACTACATCCGCGAGGTCGCGGCCGCGACCCGTGAGGCCGGTGGCCTCTTCGTCCTCGACTGCGTCGCCTCCGGCGCGCTCTGGATCGACATGCGCGAGCTCGGCGTCGACGTCCTGCTCACCGCCCCCCAGAAGGGCTGGAGCGGCAGCCCCGGCGCGGGCTACGTCATGCTCAACGACCGGGCCCGCGAGGCCGTGATGGCCTCGACCTCGACGAGCTTCTCGGCCGACCTCAAGAAGTGGCTGACGATCGCCGAGGGCTACGTCCAGGGTCGCCACGCCTACCACGCGACGATGCCCACCGACACCCTCGCGCACAACCTCGAGCTCATGCTGGAGGCCCGCGAGCGCGGCCTCGAGACGCTGCGCGAGGCCCAGGTCGAGCTCGGGACGCGGATCCGCGCCGCCCTGGCCGAGCGCGGCTTCGTCTCCGTCGCCGCCGACGGGTATGCCGCCCCGACCGTCGTGGTGGTCCACGCCGACGACCCCGGGCTGGCGACGGGCGCCGACTTCGTCAAGGTCGGCCTTCAGGTCGCCGGCGGCGTGCCGCTCATGTGCGGGGAACCCGAGGGCTGGTCGACCTTCCGCGTCGGCCTCTTCGGCCTCGACAAGCTGGCCGACGTCGACGGCACCGTGGAGCGCTTCACCGCCGGGCTCGACAAGGCGATGGCGCTGTAG
- a CDS encoding SHOCT domain-containing protein: MNEVPWAGGIATAYRDKRVPKREVPLAAQSLQLILLPGERVLGLFGVTRLRRSVTLLVITDLRLLTLGDQHVGLPLVDEVHRADVTEVHLERERTFRIGAVTARTPAGDVGLGTLTYGKETFLAFERLLATGASGGMPVIPVPGGRGGAEPVEAGPAGRSSSAPASDHPLVVHLAALADLHRQGALTDEEFSAAKARLLADPEG; encoded by the coding sequence ATGAACGAGGTCCCGTGGGCGGGAGGCATCGCCACGGCATACCGTGACAAGAGGGTTCCGAAGCGCGAGGTGCCGCTGGCGGCGCAGTCGCTGCAGCTGATCCTCCTGCCCGGGGAGCGCGTCCTGGGCCTCTTCGGGGTGACGCGGTTGCGGCGCTCGGTCACGCTGCTCGTGATCACCGACCTGCGGCTGCTCACCCTGGGCGACCAGCACGTCGGGCTGCCGCTGGTCGACGAGGTGCATCGCGCGGACGTCACGGAGGTCCACCTCGAACGGGAGCGCACCTTCCGCATCGGGGCCGTCACCGCGCGCACGCCCGCGGGTGACGTGGGGCTCGGGACGCTGACCTACGGCAAGGAGACCTTCCTCGCGTTCGAGCGGCTGCTCGCGACCGGGGCGAGCGGTGGTATGCCGGTCATCCCCGTCCCGGGCGGTCGCGGCGGCGCCGAGCCGGTCGAGGCGGGTCCGGCCGGGCGCTCGTCGTCCGCGCCGGCCTCGGACCACCCGCTCGTCGTGCACCTCGCCGCGCTCGCGGACCTACACCGGCAGGGGGCGCTGACGGACGAGGAGTTCAGCGCCGCCAAGGCGCGGCTGCTGGCCGACCCCGAGGGCTGA
- a CDS encoding DUF5058 family protein, which translates to MILAQGTSTDIVSIANAPLLWILALAVLGVIVLQSAVYMKAVRKNAAGADMTQREVFQAFRAGGVAAIGPSLAVVLVAIALLPLFGTPSILVRIGLIGSAATETASASIAAGTVGANLGDSTYTQSVFLIALFAMSLSGACWMISTLILTPILARGQDKLTKVNPALMAIVPSAALLAAFSGLTVTEFPKSAIHILAVLVSATIMAICLFVARRLDQAWLREWALGFSIIGGLIATYIATN; encoded by the coding sequence GTGATCCTCGCCCAGGGCACGTCGACCGACATCGTGTCCATCGCCAACGCCCCGCTGCTGTGGATCCTGGCGCTCGCCGTCCTCGGCGTGATCGTCCTGCAGTCGGCCGTCTACATGAAGGCCGTGCGCAAGAACGCGGCCGGCGCAGACATGACCCAGCGCGAGGTCTTCCAGGCCTTCCGCGCCGGCGGCGTCGCCGCGATCGGCCCGTCGCTGGCCGTCGTGCTCGTCGCGATCGCGCTGCTGCCCCTCTTCGGCACCCCGTCGATCCTCGTGCGCATCGGCCTCATCGGCTCGGCGGCGACCGAGACGGCCTCCGCGTCGATCGCGGCCGGCACCGTGGGCGCCAACCTCGGCGACTCGACCTACACGCAGAGCGTCTTCCTCATCGCGCTCTTCGCGATGAGCCTCTCCGGCGCGTGCTGGATGATCTCGACGCTCATCCTCACCCCGATCCTGGCCCGCGGCCAGGACAAGCTGACCAAGGTCAACCCGGCCCTCATGGCGATCGTCCCCTCGGCCGCCCTCCTCGCCGCCTTCTCCGGCCTGACGGTCACCGAGTTCCCGAAGTCCGCGATCCACATCCTCGCCGTCCTCGTCTCCGCGACGATCATGGCCATCTGCCTGTTCGTCGCGCGTCGTCTGGACCAGGCGTGGCTGCGGGAGTGGGCGCTCGGCTTCTCCATCATCGGCGGCCTGATCGCCACCTACATCGCGACGAACTGA
- a CDS encoding RDD family protein produces MQGGFVMWDGADHLSSSNAGRGADEQARRAAARAERLRAQLETAERQQRAWAAGSEGERLVAAVIREACWPALHDQPWPGRPKANLDHLAISATRIWLIDAKHWSGEVVVRHGVLRQNGYKRTDNLAAARVAATDVAAALGPLAPLVTPVVCLTQAGRDLMPTMVDDVVVVGLDHLAATLGPAPTNYESMPALMAHVEGSLQQARPHSTNSGAPPLPAAAPPFAATPPPLPTYPAPAAYEQTRIPMQPRPAGGLRRATAAVVDLLVFVGVSRFLERLPYPSDDLAAMAYTWAGFLVLFVLALMHGTTGRTPGKALLGIRLVRERDGAAPGALAGVARLVTFPLLAVVTMGVFLLLSLLGPVWNRRGQSLHDLVMKTSVVVG; encoded by the coding sequence ATGCAGGGAGGCTTTGTGATGTGGGACGGGGCGGACCATCTGTCCAGTTCGAACGCAGGTCGGGGCGCCGACGAACAGGCGCGACGGGCGGCAGCCAGAGCGGAACGGCTGCGTGCGCAGCTGGAGACGGCTGAGCGGCAGCAACGAGCGTGGGCGGCCGGCAGCGAGGGCGAGCGCCTCGTCGCCGCCGTGATCCGGGAGGCGTGCTGGCCCGCCCTGCACGACCAGCCCTGGCCCGGTCGTCCGAAGGCGAACCTGGACCACCTCGCGATCTCCGCCACCCGGATCTGGCTCATCGATGCCAAGCACTGGTCCGGCGAGGTCGTCGTGCGCCACGGCGTGCTGCGCCAGAACGGCTACAAGCGCACCGATAACCTCGCCGCTGCGCGTGTCGCGGCCACGGACGTGGCTGCAGCGCTCGGGCCGCTGGCGCCTCTGGTCACCCCCGTGGTCTGCCTCACCCAGGCGGGCAGGGATCTCATGCCGACGATGGTGGACGACGTGGTCGTCGTGGGTCTCGACCACCTGGCCGCAACCCTCGGGCCCGCACCGACGAACTACGAATCGATGCCCGCGCTGATGGCGCACGTAGAAGGGTCGCTGCAGCAGGCACGACCTCACTCCACCAACTCAGGCGCTCCGCCCCTACCCGCTGCCGCACCACCCTTTGCAGCGACACCTCCGCCGCTGCCCACCTACCCCGCGCCTGCGGCGTACGAGCAGACCCGTATCCCGATGCAGCCCCGACCGGCCGGAGGGCTGCGGCGCGCCACGGCCGCTGTGGTCGATCTCCTGGTCTTCGTCGGGGTGAGCAGGTTTCTGGAGCGGCTGCCCTATCCGTCAGATGATCTGGCAGCGATGGCCTACACGTGGGCCGGATTCCTGGTCCTGTTCGTCCTCGCCCTGATGCACGGCACCACAGGTCGGACACCGGGCAAGGCCCTGCTCGGCATCCGGCTGGTCCGAGAGCGGGATGGAGCGGCCCCCGGGGCTCTGGCGGGGGTGGCGCGGCTGGTGACCTTTCCCCTGCTCGCGGTCGTCACCATGGGAGTGTTCCTGCTCCTGTCCCTCCTCGGCCCTGTCTGGAACCGACGGGGCCAGTCCCTGCACGACCTGGTCATGAAGACGTCGGTCGTGGTCGGGTAG
- a CDS encoding amidohydrolase, producing MALHPTLVEDLDASLDQLVELYQEFHRTPELSMQEHNTAARIKEIVEGYGYTAFLSGGTGVVATLENGDGPVIAYRADTDGLPIQEDTGAPYASTAEGTLPDGTRTAVMHGCGHDTHISVGLETARLLAAHRDLWAGTVVFLFQPGEETSAGAAAMLEDGLWDKAPRPSAVFGQHVWPGVAGTVNVSVGTAMAMADSLEITVHGKQAHGSQPENSIDPVVLGAFMVTRLQTVVSRETSARDALVLTIATFHAGLKENIIPDKAVFTINMRSFDEGVRANALAAIERIVRAEAAAAGAPEPEIRKMYDFPRVYNEPDLTRGLIAALRDELGEEGVIESPAVTGSEDFGRFGDAIGAPYTYWFFGGHKAESIEAGVAGNHSPMFLPDDAPTALRTGVRAALTALVGHLQN from the coding sequence ATGGCCCTGCACCCCACCCTCGTCGAGGACCTCGACGCCTCCCTCGACCAGCTGGTCGAGCTCTACCAGGAGTTCCACCGCACCCCCGAGCTGTCGATGCAGGAGCACAACACCGCTGCCCGCATCAAGGAGATCGTCGAGGGCTACGGCTACACCGCCTTCCTCAGCGGCGGCACCGGCGTGGTGGCGACGCTGGAGAACGGCGACGGCCCGGTCATCGCCTACCGCGCCGACACCGACGGCCTGCCCATCCAGGAGGACACCGGGGCGCCCTACGCCTCCACCGCCGAGGGCACGCTGCCGGACGGCACCCGCACCGCGGTGATGCACGGCTGCGGCCACGACACCCACATCTCGGTCGGGCTCGAGACCGCCCGGCTGCTGGCCGCGCACCGCGACCTGTGGGCCGGCACCGTCGTCTTCCTCTTCCAGCCGGGCGAGGAGACCTCGGCCGGCGCCGCCGCGATGCTCGAGGACGGCCTGTGGGACAAGGCGCCCCGCCCGTCGGCCGTCTTCGGCCAGCACGTCTGGCCGGGCGTGGCCGGCACGGTCAACGTCTCGGTCGGCACCGCGATGGCGATGGCGGACTCCCTGGAGATCACCGTCCACGGCAAGCAGGCCCACGGCTCCCAGCCGGAGAACTCCATCGACCCGGTCGTGCTGGGCGCCTTCATGGTGACCCGCCTGCAGACGGTCGTCTCCCGCGAGACCTCCGCGCGCGACGCCCTGGTGCTGACGATCGCGACCTTCCACGCCGGGCTGAAGGAGAACATCATCCCGGACAAGGCGGTCTTCACGATCAACATGCGGTCCTTCGACGAGGGCGTGCGCGCGAACGCGCTGGCCGCGATCGAGCGGATCGTGCGTGCCGAGGCGGCCGCCGCGGGCGCCCCGGAGCCGGAGATCCGCAAGATGTACGACTTCCCGCGCGTCTACAACGAGCCCGACCTCACGCGGGGGCTGATCGCCGCGCTGCGCGACGAGCTCGGCGAGGAGGGCGTCATCGAGTCGCCCGCGGTCACCGGGTCCGAGGACTTCGGTCGCTTCGGCGACGCCATCGGCGCGCCGTACACCTACTGGTTCTTCGGCGGCCACAAGGCCGAGTCGATCGAGGCCGGCGTCGCGGGCAACCACTCCCCGATGTTCCTGCCCGACGACGCCCCGACCGCGCTGCGCACCGGGGTCCGCGCCGCGCTGACCGCGCTCGTCGGCCACCTGCAGAACTGA
- a CDS encoding cobalamin B12-binding domain-containing protein — MPSLTPTQQALFDALVGLDEGGAVLRLEECRTQLGLGPLVADLVLPVMREIGLGWERGEVSVAQEHLATQLVRSYLESLRRPPVVGGHQVWLACPPRELHDLPLLALALLLWEQGWEIRFFGANTPLHDLHRATRIVHPEIVVISGDDPRRLRAAAVPLDLIAQETTLLLGGRAAHQVEEELPGRVLPPDVVAAAQEIRELLPAARAV, encoded by the coding sequence ATGCCCTCCCTCACCCCCACCCAGCAGGCGCTCTTCGACGCGCTCGTGGGCCTCGACGAGGGTGGCGCGGTCCTCAGGCTCGAGGAGTGCCGCACGCAGCTCGGTCTCGGCCCGCTCGTCGCCGACCTCGTGCTGCCCGTCATGCGCGAGATCGGGCTGGGCTGGGAGCGGGGCGAGGTCTCGGTGGCCCAGGAGCACCTGGCCACCCAGCTGGTCCGGTCCTACCTCGAGTCGCTGCGCCGCCCGCCCGTCGTCGGCGGGCACCAGGTCTGGCTGGCCTGCCCGCCCCGCGAGCTCCACGACCTGCCCCTCCTGGCGCTCGCGCTGCTGCTGTGGGAGCAGGGCTGGGAGATCCGCTTCTTCGGCGCCAACACGCCCCTGCACGACCTGCACCGCGCCACCCGGATCGTGCACCCCGAGATCGTCGTGATCTCCGGCGACGACCCCCGGAGGCTGCGCGCCGCGGCCGTGCCGCTCGACCTCATCGCCCAGGAGACGACCCTGCTGCTGGGCGGCCGGGCCGCGCACCAGGTCGAGGAGGAGCTGCCGGGCCGGGTGCTGCCGCCCGACGTCGTCGCGGCCGCCCAGGAGATCCGCGAGCTGCTCCCCGCGGCCCGCGCCGTCTGA
- a CDS encoding acyl-CoA thioesterase has product MARQLHLLAALARPRPALPGQGILDPSVTTMRVRPGDLDIYLHVNNGVYLQMMDVARTNYIADLGGFPAMKERGWYPVVAAQTVTYRRSLTLGQRFDIITRVVGWDERVIYLEQVFTRGEELCARGLVAGRFLTRGSGERVPAPVVAEVLGHGIPAPELPADVAEWASSMGVAHRA; this is encoded by the coding sequence GTGGCCCGCCAACTGCATCTGCTCGCCGCCCTCGCGCGGCCCCGTCCCGCCCTCCCCGGCCAGGGCATCCTCGACCCCTCGGTCACGACGATGCGCGTGCGCCCCGGTGACCTGGACATCTACCTGCACGTCAACAACGGCGTCTACCTGCAGATGATGGACGTCGCGCGGACCAACTACATCGCCGACCTCGGCGGCTTCCCGGCGATGAAGGAGCGCGGCTGGTATCCCGTCGTCGCCGCCCAGACCGTGACCTACCGCCGGTCGCTGACCCTCGGGCAGCGCTTCGACATCATCACCCGCGTCGTCGGCTGGGACGAGCGGGTGATCTACCTCGAGCAGGTCTTCACCCGGGGCGAGGAGCTGTGCGCCCGAGGCCTGGTCGCCGGTCGCTTCCTGACGCGGGGCAGCGGCGAGCGGGTGCCCGCCCCGGTCGTGGCCGAGGTGCTCGGGCACGGCATACCCGCTCCGGAGCTGCCCGCGGACGTGGCCGAGTGGGCCTCGTCCATGGGGGTGGCGCACCGGGCCTGA
- the xylB gene encoding xylulokinase, which translates to MALVAGVDSSTQSCKVVVRDAETGELVRSGRASHPDGTEVDPHEWWRALTEAVEMAGGLEDVSALAVGGQQHGMVALDEAGEVVRPALLWNDTRSAPQARRLVEERGARWWAGATGSVPVASYTVTKLAWMHEHEPDNAARTAAVALPHDWLTWRLVGSGSFDDLVTDRSDASGTGYWSPRRGTYLTELVQDALGHEIRLPRVLGPAEVAGTGTGPANGIPLGPGAGDNAAAALGLGAGPGDVVLSVGTSGVVSAVTDDPTADVEGIISGFADATGRFLPLAATLNAARVLDATARMLGTDVAELDRLAAEAPAGADGLVLVPYLEGERTPNLPDATGSLHGLTLRTSAPAHLARAAVESIACLLADAVDAFLAQGVETRRFLLVGGGARSLSLRQSLADVLGSPILVPTPDEYVANGAARQAAWVLSGAEAGPEWPMPGLVTVEPAADGARVRERYAEARSHVLDRVAREA; encoded by the coding sequence ATGGCGCTCGTCGCGGGTGTCGACTCGTCCACCCAGTCCTGCAAGGTCGTCGTCCGCGACGCGGAGACCGGGGAGCTCGTGCGCTCCGGCCGGGCCTCCCACCCCGACGGCACCGAGGTCGACCCGCACGAGTGGTGGCGGGCGCTGACCGAGGCCGTCGAGATGGCGGGCGGGCTGGAGGACGTGTCGGCGCTCGCGGTCGGGGGCCAGCAGCACGGCATGGTGGCCCTCGACGAGGCCGGCGAGGTGGTGCGGCCGGCGCTGCTCTGGAACGACACCCGCTCCGCACCACAGGCGCGACGGCTCGTCGAGGAGCGCGGGGCCCGCTGGTGGGCGGGCGCGACCGGCTCGGTGCCGGTCGCGTCCTACACCGTGACCAAGCTGGCCTGGATGCACGAGCACGAGCCGGACAACGCGGCCCGCACCGCCGCCGTGGCCCTCCCCCACGACTGGCTGACCTGGCGCCTGGTGGGCTCCGGCTCGTTCGACGACCTGGTGACCGACCGCTCCGACGCCTCGGGCACCGGCTACTGGAGCCCGAGGCGCGGCACGTACCTCACCGAGCTCGTCCAGGACGCGCTCGGTCACGAGATCCGGCTTCCCCGCGTCCTCGGCCCCGCCGAGGTGGCGGGCACGGGCACCGGGCCGGCGAACGGCATACCCCTCGGGCCGGGGGCCGGCGACAACGCCGCGGCCGCGCTGGGGCTCGGCGCCGGGCCCGGCGACGTCGTCCTGTCGGTCGGCACCTCGGGCGTCGTGTCCGCGGTGACCGACGACCCCACGGCCGACGTCGAGGGGATCATCAGCGGCTTCGCCGACGCCACCGGGCGGTTCCTGCCGCTGGCGGCAACCCTCAACGCCGCCCGCGTGCTCGACGCCACCGCGCGGATGCTCGGCACCGACGTCGCCGAGCTCGACCGGCTCGCCGCGGAGGCACCGGCCGGGGCCGACGGGCTCGTGCTCGTGCCCTACCTCGAGGGCGAGCGCACCCCCAACCTGCCCGACGCCACGGGGTCGCTGCACGGACTGACCCTGCGCACCTCCGCCCCCGCTCACCTCGCGCGAGCGGCCGTGGAGTCCATCGCCTGCCTGCTGGCGGACGCGGTCGACGCCTTCCTCGCGCAGGGCGTCGAGACCCGGCGCTTCCTGCTCGTCGGCGGCGGTGCCCGGTCGCTCTCGCTGCGACAGTCGCTCGCCGACGTGCTCGGCTCGCCGATCCTCGTGCCGACGCCGGACGAGTACGTCGCCAACGGTGCCGCACGGCAGGCCGCGTGGGTGCTCTCCGGGGCCGAGGCGGGACCCGAGTGGCCGATGCCCGGGCTCGTCACGGTCGAGCCCGCCGCGGACGGGGCGCGGGTCCGCGAGCGGTATGCCGAGGCGCGCTCGCACGTGCTGGACCGGGTGGCGCGGGAGGCGTGA
- a CDS encoding GntR family transcriptional regulator has product MAGHHRGIRTEENGDDERRAGDGRRRLEQLAAEGLVDIEPYRGAQVVSLTPEDVAALYAVRAEFEPVATRLAVPLTTDEDVAHLADLSGRMEQIVDAGGDRGGLTALNNEFHAVFVERSGNRHLAIALQALFRPAVVTRTFRTYDERALQRSMQHHAELVEAAAARDGEWAAAVMRAHVLSARHQTGPRTDDP; this is encoded by the coding sequence GTGGCCGGACACCATCGAGGCATACGAACCGAGGAGAACGGTGACGACGAACGGCGCGCAGGCGACGGCCGTCGACGCCTCGAGCAGCTGGCCGCCGAAGGTCTCGTCGACATCGAGCCCTACCGCGGGGCGCAGGTCGTCTCGCTGACGCCCGAGGACGTGGCGGCCCTGTATGCCGTGCGCGCGGAGTTCGAGCCCGTCGCCACCCGCCTCGCCGTTCCCCTGACGACGGACGAGGACGTGGCGCACCTGGCGGACCTGTCCGGGCGGATGGAGCAGATCGTGGACGCCGGCGGCGACCGGGGCGGGCTCACGGCGCTCAACAACGAGTTCCACGCCGTCTTCGTCGAACGTTCGGGCAACCGGCACCTGGCGATCGCCCTCCAGGCCCTCTTCCGGCCGGCGGTGGTCACGCGCACGTTCCGCACCTACGACGAGCGGGCGCTGCAGCGGAGCATGCAGCACCACGCCGAGCTCGTCGAGGCGGCCGCCGCACGGGACGGCGAGTGGGCGGCAGCCGTGATGCGCGCCCACGTGCTCTCCGCCCGCCACCAGACCGGCCCGCGGACCGACGACCCCTAG
- a CDS encoding acetylxylan esterase — protein MITDLPLEQLRTYRPEVAEPADFDEFWARTIAEARAAGGAAESVPADTPVTAVRVEDVTFPGFGGEPVRAWYLAPHADGPLPCVVEFIGYGGGRGLPHEHLAHAAAGYAHLVMDTRGQGSSWGTGGDTPDPHGAGPAFAGMMTRGIESPDTYYYRRLVTDAVRAVDHVLTRPEVDPTRVAVTGISQGGGLALAAGALHDQVAAVAADVPFLCHFERAVRITDARPYSEIAAYLSVRRNVAEQVFRTLSYVDGVSMARRITAPTMISVALMDAICPPSTVFAAANAMPTPPQVEVYHFNDHEGGAGEQVLRSLRWLGEVLG, from the coding sequence GTGATCACCGACCTCCCCTTGGAGCAGCTGCGCACCTACCGGCCCGAGGTGGCCGAGCCCGCGGACTTCGACGAGTTCTGGGCGCGGACGATCGCGGAGGCCCGTGCCGCGGGCGGTGCCGCGGAGAGCGTGCCCGCCGACACCCCGGTCACCGCCGTGCGCGTCGAGGACGTCACCTTCCCCGGCTTCGGCGGGGAACCGGTCAGGGCGTGGTACCTCGCGCCGCACGCCGACGGGCCGCTGCCCTGCGTCGTGGAGTTCATCGGTTACGGCGGGGGGCGCGGCCTGCCGCACGAGCACCTCGCCCACGCCGCCGCGGGCTACGCCCACCTGGTCATGGACACCCGGGGCCAAGGCTCGTCGTGGGGGACCGGTGGGGACACCCCGGACCCGCACGGGGCCGGCCCGGCCTTCGCCGGCATGATGACCCGCGGGATCGAGTCGCCGGACACCTACTACTACCGCCGGCTGGTCACCGACGCGGTGCGGGCGGTCGACCACGTGCTGACCCGGCCCGAGGTCGACCCGACCCGCGTGGCCGTGACCGGCATCAGCCAGGGCGGCGGCCTCGCGCTCGCGGCCGGTGCGCTGCACGATCAGGTGGCGGCCGTCGCCGCCGACGTGCCCTTCCTGTGCCACTTCGAGCGGGCCGTCCGGATCACCGACGCCCGCCCCTACTCCGAGATCGCGGCCTACCTGTCGGTGCGCCGAAACGTCGCCGAGCAGGTCTTCCGCACGCTCTCCTACGTCGACGGGGTCTCCATGGCCCGCCGCATCACCGCGCCGACGATGATCTCGGTCGCGCTCATGGACGCCATCTGCCCGCCGTCGACCGTCTTCGCGGCCGCCAACGCCATGCCCACCCCGCCGCAGGTGGAGGTCTACCACTTCAACGACCACGAGGGCGGCGCGGGCGAGCAGGTGCTGCGGTCGCTGCGCTGGCTGGGGGAGGTCCTGGGCTGA